A genomic segment from Flavobacterium sp. 9R encodes:
- a CDS encoding LytTR family DNA-binding domain-containing protein, with translation MKIKCVLIDDEPLAIKVLLNYFQNFPEFEIIGTFNNSIEALDFLNNNTIDALFLDINMPLMSGFELIQLYKNKSNTKIIITTAFREFAAESYDLDVLDYLVKPIPLPRFIKCISKITGEFQNRMISKQDSHRVEPHIFIKVDKKMVKINIDEILFIEGMKEYIKVVTPEKTYITHKSLSSLTEELPEERFIRIHKSFTIALDKVKTIEGNRIQITSYTLPIGRNYSKEVKSKILD, from the coding sequence ATGAAGATTAAGTGCGTATTGATTGATGATGAACCGTTAGCGATTAAGGTTTTGCTAAATTATTTTCAAAATTTTCCTGAGTTTGAAATTATTGGCACCTTCAATAATTCTATAGAGGCACTTGACTTTTTGAACAACAATACTATCGATGCCTTATTTCTTGACATTAATATGCCTTTAATGTCAGGTTTTGAATTGATTCAATTGTACAAAAACAAATCGAATACCAAAATTATAATCACCACTGCCTTCCGAGAATTTGCTGCAGAAAGTTATGATTTAGACGTTTTAGATTATTTGGTTAAACCCATACCATTACCACGTTTTATAAAATGTATTTCGAAAATAACTGGTGAGTTTCAAAACCGAATGATTTCCAAACAAGACAGTCATCGTGTAGAACCTCATATTTTTATCAAAGTCGATAAAAAAATGGTTAAGATTAACATTGATGAGATTCTTTTTATCGAGGGAATGAAAGAATACATCAAAGTGGTAACTCCAGAAAAAACCTATATCACGCATAAATCCCTTTCTTCATTGACTGAAGAACTCCCCGAAGAACGTTTTATTCGAATTCACAAATCCTTCACCATCGCCTTAGATAAAGTAAAAACTATTGAAGGAAATAGAATACAAATCACTTCTTACACATTACCAATTGGCCGAAATTACAGTAAAGAAGTGAAGAGTAAGATATTAGATTAA
- the clpB gene encoding ATP-dependent chaperone ClpB: MNSNKFTIKSQEAIQHSQQLVQSLGQQQIENEHIFKAIFEVDENVAPFILKKLQVNVPLFLQLLDSVIKNFPKVSGGEIQLSRSANTALNEAEIIAKKMNDEFVAIEHLLLAIFNTKSKVAQILKDQGVTEKNLKAAIDELRKGERVTSASAEETYNSLNKYAKNLNDLAKNSKLDPVIGRDEEIRRVLQILTRRTKNNPMLVGEPGVGKTAIAEGLAHRIVAGDVPENLKNKIIFSLDMGALIAGAKYKGEFEERLKSVVKEVISSEGDIVLFIDEIHTLVGAGGGEGAIDAANILKPALARGELRAIGATTLDEYQKYFEKDKALERRFQKVMVEEPDTESAISILRGIKEKYETHHQVQIKDEAIIASVELSQRYITNRFLPDKAIDLMDEAASKLRMEINSKPEELDVLDRKIMQLEIEIEAIKREKDESKLKVLGLDLANLKDERNEIFAKWKSEKDIVDSIQFTKTEIENFKYEAERAEREGDYGKVAEIRYGKIKEAQEKLSELTHQLQENQSGGTSLIKEEVTREDIAEVVAKWTGIPVVKMLQGEREKLLKLEDELHKRVVGQEEAIEAVSDAVRRSRAGLQDMKKPLGTFLFLGTTGVGKTELAKALAEYLFDDENAMTRIDMSEYQERHSVSRLVGAPPGYVGYDEGGQLTEAVRRKPYSVILLDEIEKAHPDTFNILLQVLDEGRLTDNKGRLADFKNTIIIMTSNMGSQIIQDKFENLKGSIDAATEAAKIEVLGLLKQTVRPEFINRIDEIVMFTPLTSANIAQIVSFQLKSVTKMLAQQGIVMDATPEAIVYLSEKGYDPQFGARPVKRVIQREVLNELSKEILSGKITADSIILIDAFDGKLVFRNQSELVS, translated from the coding sequence ATGAATAGTAATAAATTTACAATCAAATCCCAAGAGGCAATTCAGCACTCACAACAACTGGTGCAAAGTCTAGGGCAACAACAAATAGAAAATGAACACATCTTCAAAGCAATTTTTGAAGTTGATGAAAATGTAGCACCATTTATCTTAAAGAAACTACAAGTAAACGTTCCGCTATTTCTTCAATTATTGGATAGCGTTATAAAGAATTTCCCAAAAGTTTCTGGAGGTGAAATTCAATTGTCTAGAAGTGCCAACACCGCACTCAACGAGGCTGAAATTATTGCTAAGAAAATGAATGATGAATTCGTTGCAATAGAACATTTACTACTTGCAATTTTTAACACAAAAAGTAAAGTAGCGCAAATTTTAAAAGACCAAGGAGTAACTGAAAAAAACTTAAAAGCTGCAATTGATGAATTACGAAAAGGTGAAAGAGTAACCTCTGCTTCCGCAGAAGAAACCTATAACTCTTTGAATAAATATGCAAAAAACCTTAATGATTTAGCAAAAAACAGCAAACTCGATCCTGTTATTGGTCGTGATGAAGAAATTCGTCGCGTACTTCAAATTTTGACTAGAAGAACCAAAAATAATCCTATGCTCGTAGGAGAACCTGGTGTAGGTAAAACCGCTATTGCAGAAGGTCTTGCACATAGAATTGTTGCTGGAGATGTTCCTGAAAATTTAAAGAACAAAATCATTTTCTCACTCGACATGGGTGCTTTAATAGCGGGCGCTAAATATAAAGGTGAATTTGAAGAACGTCTAAAATCTGTGGTCAAAGAAGTGATATCTTCTGAAGGTGATATCGTTTTATTTATCGATGAAATTCATACTCTTGTAGGTGCTGGAGGTGGCGAAGGAGCAATTGATGCCGCTAATATTTTAAAACCTGCATTAGCACGTGGAGAACTACGTGCCATTGGAGCCACAACTTTAGACGAATACCAAAAATACTTTGAAAAAGACAAAGCATTAGAACGTCGTTTTCAGAAAGTAATGGTTGAAGAACCCGATACGGAGAGCGCTATTTCCATCCTTAGAGGTATTAAAGAAAAATATGAAACGCATCATCAAGTACAAATTAAAGACGAAGCAATTATTGCATCAGTAGAATTATCACAACGATACATTACCAATCGTTTTTTACCAGATAAAGCCATTGATTTAATGGACGAAGCCGCTTCTAAACTGCGTATGGAAATCAATTCTAAACCCGAAGAACTTGATGTTTTGGACCGTAAAATAATGCAGCTTGAAATTGAAATTGAAGCAATTAAAAGAGAAAAAGATGAAAGTAAACTAAAAGTTTTGGGCTTAGATTTAGCCAATCTAAAAGATGAACGAAACGAAATTTTTGCCAAATGGAAATCTGAAAAAGACATTGTAGATAGTATTCAATTTACAAAAACTGAAATTGAAAACTTTAAATACGAAGCCGAGCGTGCCGAACGAGAAGGCGATTATGGTAAAGTTGCAGAAATTAGATATGGAAAAATTAAAGAAGCACAAGAGAAATTATCAGAACTTACGCATCAGCTTCAAGAGAATCAATCTGGAGGAACTTCATTAATAAAAGAAGAAGTAACTCGAGAAGATATTGCAGAAGTTGTTGCAAAATGGACAGGCATACCCGTTGTAAAAATGCTCCAAGGTGAAAGAGAAAAACTTTTAAAACTCGAAGATGAATTGCACAAAAGAGTTGTTGGACAAGAAGAAGCCATTGAAGCTGTAAGTGATGCAGTTCGCAGAAGCCGAGCAGGCCTTCAAGATATGAAAAAACCCTTAGGTACTTTTCTTTTCTTGGGAACTACAGGAGTAGGAAAAACAGAATTAGCAAAAGCATTAGCTGAGTATTTATTCGATGATGAAAATGCCATGACTAGAATTGATATGAGTGAATACCAAGAACGTCACAGCGTGAGTAGATTAGTAGGAGCGCCTCCTGGTTATGTAGGATATGACGAAGGTGGACAATTGACAGAAGCTGTTCGTAGAAAACCATATTCAGTCATTTTGTTAGACGAAATCGAAAAGGCGCATCCTGATACGTTCAATATTCTACTTCAAGTGTTAGATGAAGGTCGATTGACAGACAATAAAGGACGTTTGGCTGATTTTAAAAACACAATTATTATCATGACCTCAAATATGGGTAGTCAAATCATTCAAGATAAATTTGAAAACTTAAAAGGAAGTATTGATGCTGCTACAGAAGCTGCTAAAATTGAAGTGTTAGGTTTGCTAAAGCAAACAGTCCGTCCTGAATTTATCAATCGAATTGATGAAATTGTAATGTTCACGCCATTAACAAGTGCAAATATTGCGCAAATTGTAAGCTTTCAATTGAAATCAGTGACAAAAATGTTAGCACAACAAGGCATTGTTATGGATGCTACTCCTGAAGCTATTGTTTACTTGTCCGAAAAAGGATATGACCCACAATTTGGAGCAAGACCTGTAAAACGTGTTATTCAACGTGAAGTTCTCAATGAACTTTCAAAGGAGATTCTATCAGGAAAAATTACTGCTGATAGTATCATTTTAATTGATGCTTTTGATGGTAAATTAGTTTTTAGAAATCAAAGTGAATTAGTTAGTTAA
- a CDS encoding MFS transporter yields MNSENLKTNWGQFIPLVTVFFFWGFVAASNDILIPVFKTAFNLSQGESQLVAFAFYIAYTVGSLIYMGVSVAIKEDLVNKIGYKNGLSLGLLISALGTLLFYPAANTGSFPLMLAGLFIVGLGFSLQQTVANPLAIALGPITTGSQRLTLAGGINNLGTTIGPLIVSFAIFGSSTNANTSASIESVKIPYLVLGVAFLLVAILLKFSSLPDKPALVEETEAHDGVLAKKSALQYPQLVMGMIAIFLYVGVEVSTASNLPAYMESKLGFLTKDVAPYISLYWASLMIGRWTGAVEAFTDNMSWQKILRFIAPYLAFGVFLGVNAIAKHDLTPFYIYGLVIIVLIAADMASKGNPARMLLIFSTLGIIATAIGMTTSGMISVYAFTSVGLFCSTLWPCIFTLAVSGLGKNTSQGSSFLIMMIMGGGFISVLQGKVAEGIGIQESYIVGILCFAYLAFYAWRVSGILRAQGIDFDKKIAGGH; encoded by the coding sequence ATGAATTCTGAAAATTTAAAAACCAATTGGGGGCAATTTATTCCCCTAGTAACTGTCTTCTTCTTTTGGGGATTTGTCGCTGCAAGTAATGACATCTTAATCCCTGTTTTCAAAACCGCATTCAATTTATCACAAGGTGAAAGCCAATTAGTTGCTTTTGCATTTTATATTGCTTACACCGTAGGCTCATTGATCTATATGGGAGTTTCCGTAGCAATCAAAGAAGATTTAGTAAACAAAATCGGCTATAAAAATGGTCTTTCTTTAGGACTATTAATCTCTGCGTTAGGAACCCTTTTATTTTATCCAGCAGCGAATACAGGTTCTTTTCCTTTAATGCTCGCTGGTCTTTTTATTGTTGGTTTAGGTTTTTCATTGCAACAAACTGTTGCTAATCCTCTTGCAATTGCTTTAGGTCCCATCACAACAGGTTCACAACGTCTTACTTTAGCGGGTGGAATAAACAATTTAGGAACAACAATTGGGCCGCTTATTGTTAGTTTTGCTATTTTCGGTTCAAGTACAAATGCCAATACAAGTGCAAGTATCGAAAGTGTAAAAATTCCTTATTTAGTATTAGGTGTTGCATTCTTGTTAGTAGCAATACTTCTAAAATTTTCATCTTTACCAGACAAACCTGCTTTGGTTGAAGAAACAGAAGCTCACGATGGAGTTCTTGCAAAAAAATCAGCTTTGCAATACCCTCAGTTAGTAATGGGTATGATTGCAATTTTCTTGTATGTAGGAGTTGAAGTTTCTACAGCAAGTAACTTACCAGCTTATATGGAAAGCAAATTAGGCTTTTTAACTAAAGATGTAGCACCATACATTTCTTTATATTGGGCAAGTTTGATGATTGGTCGTTGGACAGGAGCTGTTGAAGCTTTTACAGACAATATGAGTTGGCAAAAAATATTGAGATTTATCGCGCCTTACCTAGCTTTTGGTGTGTTTTTAGGTGTAAACGCAATTGCGAAACACGACTTGACTCCTTTCTACATTTACGGATTAGTAATTATAGTTCTTATTGCTGCTGATATGGCCAGTAAAGGAAACCCAGCTAGAATGTTATTGATTTTTTCAACGCTTGGAATAATAGCGACAGCTATAGGAATGACAACAAGTGGAATGATAAGTGTTTATGCTTTCACAAGCGTTGGTTTGTTTTGTAGTACGTTATGGCCTTGTATCTTTACTTTAGCAGTAAGTGGACTCGGAAAAAACACTAGCCAAGGAAGTAGTTTCTTGATTATGATGATTATGGGTGGTGGTTTTATCAGTGTATTACAAGGTAAAGTAGCTGAAGGAATCGGAATACAAGAAAGTTATATTGTTGGAATTCTATGTTTTGCTTACTTAGCTTTTTATGCTTGGAGAGTTAGTGGAATCCTTAGAGCTCAAGGCATAGATTTTGATAAGAAAATTGCTGGAGGACATTAA
- a CDS encoding SusC/RagA family TonB-linked outer membrane protein, producing the protein MKQILLIVMIIFASQLSFAQVKTLKGTVVDGSGAPIPAANVQVQGESNGTSTDFDGTFTIKVNKGKTLMVTYLGYESKSVVVGDEDTIKVILKSESTTALTEVVVTSLGIKKTRKSITYAAQELKGEEFTRVKDANIINTVAGKIAGVAVTRSSGGTGGSTKVVIRGNSSVSNNQPLYVIDGIPLYNGTSGQPNNAFGDTAGGNRDGGDVVSLINPDDYEGMTVLKGAAASVLYGSQGANGVVLLSTKKAKQGKSQLKASSVTTFESAAFLPKFQSDYAAVAGGEETWGAKQKVNDHVKGFFETGSTQISSLNFTTASDVASTSLSYSNTTASGIIPGNGLKQNNFGFRQSGKLFDKVTVAANANYTTRTVNNRPVNGLYFNPLTGVYLMPRGNDFNDYKKNFEVFDPVRNMYVQNWMTDRDIMQNPFWGINRNQSEDTNNFFNGNLALDYKATDWLSIAARYSYNRIESGFTKEIFATTQGTLSHINGRYIDINNLSTQRYGDLIATINTKFNDDFSFNANIGTSITNTLANKRTTLDSGIGGGLQIANWFTLGNFVNNALNLQTVDSRKEVQSVFAATTLGYKEMLFLDLAARNDWSSTLANTDNTGFFYPSVGVTAILSEMVKMPDFINYGKVRATYAQVGNDIFPFVTSPTYGFTAEGNKPATVAPQPGTSLRPELKSEIEIGTEWRMFDSRLGFELSYYNSDTKHQYLQVLAPPTNPLGVKYYGINAGSISNKGFEAVVTGKIIKGDKFSWDATVNYSKNINKVEEIPAELGGKVILTEAGVNNYRYVLQQGKPFGVIEGVNIKRDAQGRVLLNADGTIQKTEFEEVGNSNPDFMLGFSNSFKVGSFFANVLIDARFGGDVMSLTEATNDEFGVSKATGDARNAGGVTINAVYPDGTAYAGKYPAESYYKQVGGRAGATGEYVYDATNVSLREVSIGYTFNTKKLPFLQSASLSLIARNLGFIYKDAPFDPNISLSTGEGLQGIDVYGMPSTRSIGLNLNVTF; encoded by the coding sequence ATGAAACAAATTTTATTAATCGTTATGATTATTTTTGCTTCGCAACTCTCATTTGCGCAAGTAAAAACGCTCAAAGGAACGGTAGTGGATGGTAGCGGTGCTCCAATACCTGCTGCTAATGTTCAAGTACAAGGAGAGTCAAATGGAACATCAACTGATTTTGATGGAACTTTTACTATCAAAGTGAATAAAGGAAAAACCTTAATGGTAACTTACTTGGGTTACGAATCAAAATCAGTAGTAGTTGGTGATGAAGATACAATTAAAGTGATTTTGAAAAGTGAATCTACTACTGCATTGACTGAGGTAGTAGTTACATCATTAGGTATTAAGAAAACTAGAAAATCTATTACTTATGCCGCTCAAGAGTTGAAAGGAGAGGAATTCACAAGAGTAAAAGATGCTAACATTATTAATACTGTAGCTGGTAAAATTGCCGGTGTTGCTGTAACAAGAAGTTCAGGTGGAACTGGTGGATCAACTAAAGTAGTTATTCGTGGTAACTCTTCTGTAAGTAACAACCAACCGTTATATGTTATAGATGGTATTCCTTTGTACAATGGTACTTCAGGTCAGCCAAACAATGCTTTTGGTGATACTGCAGGAGGAAATCGTGATGGTGGTGACGTAGTTTCTTTGATTAATCCAGATGACTATGAGGGAATGACTGTATTGAAAGGTGCAGCGGCTTCTGTATTGTATGGTTCTCAAGGAGCAAATGGTGTTGTGTTGTTATCAACTAAAAAAGCTAAACAAGGAAAATCTCAATTAAAAGCTTCTTCTGTAACAACTTTTGAGTCTGCAGCATTTTTGCCAAAATTCCAAAGTGATTATGCAGCTGTTGCTGGTGGTGAAGAAACTTGGGGAGCTAAGCAAAAAGTAAATGATCACGTAAAAGGTTTCTTTGAAACAGGAAGTACTCAAATTTCATCATTGAATTTTACAACTGCTTCTGATGTAGCTTCTACTTCATTGTCTTATTCTAATACTACAGCATCAGGAATTATTCCTGGAAACGGTTTAAAACAAAATAACTTTGGTTTCCGTCAGTCTGGTAAATTATTTGATAAAGTAACAGTTGCTGCTAATGCAAACTATACAACTAGAACAGTAAACAACAGACCAGTAAATGGTTTATACTTTAACCCATTGACAGGTGTTTATTTAATGCCAAGAGGGAATGATTTTAACGATTATAAAAAGAATTTCGAAGTATTTGATCCAGTTAGAAATATGTATGTTCAAAATTGGATGACTGATAGAGATATTATGCAAAATCCATTTTGGGGAATCAACAGAAATCAATCAGAAGATACAAATAACTTCTTCAATGGAAACTTAGCTTTAGATTATAAAGCTACAGATTGGTTGTCTATTGCAGCAAGATATAGCTATAATAGAATCGAAAGTGGATTTACAAAAGAAATTTTTGCTACTACTCAAGGTACATTATCTCATATCAATGGTAGATATATTGATATTAACAACTTAAGTACACAACGTTATGGTGATTTGATTGCTACTATCAATACAAAATTCAATGATGACTTTAGTTTTAATGCTAACATTGGTACAAGTATTACTAATACTTTGGCAAACAAAAGAACAACATTAGATTCAGGAATTGGTGGAGGTTTGCAAATCGCTAACTGGTTCACATTAGGAAACTTTGTAAATAATGCTTTGAACTTACAAACAGTTGATTCAAGAAAAGAAGTACAATCTGTTTTTGCAGCTACAACTTTAGGTTACAAAGAGATGTTATTCTTGGACTTAGCTGCTAGAAATGACTGGTCATCAACATTGGCAAATACTGATAATACAGGGTTTTTCTATCCATCTGTTGGGGTAACGGCTATTCTTAGTGAAATGGTAAAAATGCCAGATTTCATCAATTATGGTAAAGTTCGTGCTACTTATGCTCAAGTAGGTAATGATATTTTTCCATTCGTAACTTCACCAACTTACGGTTTTACAGCTGAAGGTAATAAACCAGCAACAGTTGCTCCACAACCTGGAACTTCTTTACGTCCTGAGTTAAAATCAGAGATTGAGATTGGTACAGAGTGGAGAATGTTTGACAGTCGTTTAGGATTTGAATTGTCTTACTATAATTCAGATACAAAACACCAATATTTACAAGTTTTAGCTCCACCAACAAATCCATTAGGAGTTAAATATTACGGAATTAATGCTGGAAGTATTTCTAACAAAGGTTTTGAAGCAGTAGTTACAGGAAAAATCATCAAAGGAGATAAGTTCTCTTGGGATGCAACAGTAAACTATTCTAAAAACATCAACAAAGTTGAAGAAATTCCTGCTGAATTAGGAGGAAAAGTAATTTTGACAGAAGCTGGAGTGAATAACTACAGATATGTTTTACAACAAGGTAAACCATTTGGTGTTATTGAAGGTGTAAACATTAAGAGAGATGCACAAGGTAGAGTACTTTTAAATGCTGACGGAACTATTCAAAAAACAGAATTTGAAGAAGTAGGTAATTCTAATCCTGATTTTATGTTGGGTTTTTCTAACTCATTTAAAGTTGGTTCTTTCTTTGCAAATGTATTGATTGATGCTAGATTTGGAGGAGATGTAATGAGTTTGACAGAAGCAACAAATGATGAGTTTGGAGTTTCAAAAGCAACGGGCGATGCTAGAAATGCAGGTGGTGTAACTATTAATGCGGTTTACCCTGATGGAACAGCCTATGCAGGTAAATATCCTGCAGAAAGTTATTACAAACAAGTTGGTGGTAGAGCTGGAGCAACTGGAGAATATGTATATGATGCTACAAATGTAAGTTTAAGAGAGGTTTCTATTGGATATACATTCAATACTAAAAAGTTACCATTTTTACAATCTGCAAGCTTGTCTTTAATTGCTAGAAACTTAGGATTTATCTACAAAGATGCTCCTTTTGATCCAAACATTTCATTAAGTACTGGTGAAGGTTTACAAGGTATAGATGTTTATGGAATGCCATCTACAAGAAGTATCGGTCTTAACTTAAACGTAACTTTCTAA
- a CDS encoding sensor histidine kinase, with amino-acid sequence MSKIKDMNFDIKIQNHFWFWGLYFLLNFLRWGAYFNDYEYSFKSNLIEFALHIPLVYFNLFVLVPRLVLKSKYSLYTFALLISLGCIYILKTGLTYFLISKNIWPEANRDYQPFEINHILAVCIGELYVLAMASSVYLTLTWLRERERNRILRENQYKIKLEYLKNQIQPHFFFNTLNNLYALSLEASDKVPNVIIKLSHLMEYVLYDIEGTKFVPLIKELDYIHNYIEIEKLRFENATVFINLESNIDQVSVPPLLLISLIENAFKHGGINNKDLKIKINCKVSSQNTLDFEIINNFVLSQHEKSKKGIGLTNTKERLNLIFKNDYQLSHQVKFNFYIIRLQIPISNED; translated from the coding sequence ATGAGCAAAATAAAAGACATGAATTTCGATATCAAAATCCAGAATCATTTTTGGTTTTGGGGATTGTACTTTTTATTAAACTTTCTGCGTTGGGGAGCATATTTTAATGACTACGAGTACTCCTTTAAATCAAACCTAATAGAATTTGCTTTACATATTCCATTGGTGTATTTCAATCTATTCGTATTGGTTCCAAGATTGGTTTTAAAATCAAAATACTCACTCTATACTTTTGCTCTCTTAATTAGTTTAGGTTGTATTTATATTTTAAAAACGGGTTTGACTTATTTTTTAATTTCAAAAAACATCTGGCCAGAAGCTAATAGAGATTATCAGCCCTTCGAAATCAATCATATTCTAGCTGTTTGTATAGGAGAACTATATGTCTTAGCTATGGCATCATCTGTATACTTAACACTAACTTGGCTTAGAGAACGGGAGAGAAACAGAATATTAAGAGAAAACCAATACAAAATCAAGCTCGAATATTTGAAAAATCAAATTCAACCCCACTTTTTCTTTAATACCTTAAATAACCTGTATGCACTTTCGCTTGAAGCTTCAGACAAAGTGCCCAATGTAATTATCAAACTATCCCATTTGATGGAATACGTACTTTATGATATAGAAGGAACTAAATTTGTTCCTTTAATAAAAGAACTCGACTATATCCATAATTATATCGAAATAGAAAAATTACGTTTTGAAAACGCAACCGTATTTATTAATCTCGAATCCAACATTGACCAAGTAAGTGTCCCTCCACTATTATTAATTTCTTTGATTGAAAATGCTTTCAAACACGGAGGAATCAACAACAAGGACTTAAAAATTAAAATCAATTGCAAAGTTAGCTCTCAAAATACCCTAGATTTTGAAATAATAAATAATTTTGTACTTTCACAACATGAAAAATCAAAAAAAGGAATTGGGTTAACCAATACCAAAGAAAGATTGAATTTAATATTTAAAAACGATTATCAATTAAGCCATCAAGTCAAGTTTAATTTCTACATAATTCGTTTACAAATCCCTATAAGCAATGAAGATTAA
- a CDS encoding RagB/SusD family nutrient uptake outer membrane protein — MKLNTIKKTAICVSLLAAVSCTDNFEEINTNPTGITEAQYEQDFNNIKGAFAPMFNNIIVLTPEWKYQVQQGLQGDIWSGYMATGTAFRGGTNNTTYDLVDGWNGFAWGAAYGDVMYNAYSVEQKAKGKYDQFYALALILKVEGMHRITDTYGPIVYSKFGTTDKTIEYDSQEEVYNLMFKELDFAVTDLTKRVDAGEASTFTTTDLTAYKGDYKKWVKFANSLRLRLAMRIVKKNPTLAKAESEKALAHKFGVMTTNDDIFKVVSPNFTNPIATISGAWGDIRMSADMESIMGGYEDPRLPVFFKTSAQFPGQFKGVRTGIEIAAKADHVDFSEIGPIVNSKEIVLMTTAEVYLLRAEGALRGWNMGGTAQSLYELGITNSFAQHGVSGVAAYIADNAKTAKDYVDPNFPVNNGAALNKVTVAWDAATSNEVKLQKIITQKWIAGFPEGQEAWSEYRRTGYPKLLPVLKNTSGGKISTALGVRRVNFVQSEKDGNAGGVATGLAKLGGPDTGGTRLWWDTTGPNF, encoded by the coding sequence ATGAAACTAAATACAATTAAAAAAACAGCTATTTGTGTTTCCTTACTCGCAGCAGTAAGTTGCACAGACAATTTTGAGGAAATTAATACCAATCCAACGGGTATTACTGAGGCACAATACGAACAAGATTTTAATAATATCAAAGGTGCTTTTGCTCCAATGTTTAACAATATTATTGTCTTGACTCCAGAATGGAAATACCAAGTTCAACAAGGACTTCAAGGAGATATTTGGTCTGGTTATATGGCGACTGGAACTGCCTTTAGAGGAGGTACAAACAATACTACTTATGACTTAGTAGATGGTTGGAATGGTTTTGCTTGGGGTGCTGCTTACGGTGACGTAATGTACAATGCTTATTCAGTAGAGCAAAAAGCAAAAGGGAAATACGATCAATTCTATGCTTTAGCTTTAATTTTGAAAGTAGAAGGAATGCATAGAATTACGGATACCTATGGTCCAATTGTGTATTCTAAATTTGGTACTACAGACAAAACAATTGAGTACGATTCACAAGAAGAAGTGTACAACTTGATGTTCAAAGAATTAGATTTTGCAGTTACCGATTTAACAAAAAGAGTTGACGCAGGAGAAGCTTCTACATTTACAACTACTGATTTGACTGCTTACAAAGGGGATTACAAAAAATGGGTAAAATTTGCTAACTCTTTACGTTTGCGTTTAGCCATGCGAATTGTGAAGAAAAATCCAACTTTGGCTAAAGCTGAATCAGAGAAGGCTTTGGCACATAAATTCGGTGTGATGACTACTAATGATGATATCTTCAAAGTAGTTTCTCCAAACTTTACTAATCCAATTGCTACTATTAGTGGTGCTTGGGGAGATATCAGAATGTCGGCAGATATGGAGTCAATTATGGGAGGATATGAAGATCCAAGACTTCCTGTGTTTTTCAAAACATCTGCACAGTTTCCTGGGCAATTCAAAGGTGTTAGAACTGGTATCGAAATTGCAGCAAAAGCTGATCACGTAGATTTTTCTGAGATTGGACCAATCGTTAATTCTAAAGAAATTGTATTAATGACAACTGCTGAAGTTTATTTATTAAGAGCTGAAGGAGCATTAAGAGGATGGAATATGGGAGGAACAGCTCAAAGTTTGTATGAATTAGGAATCACAAACTCTTTTGCTCAACATGGAGTTTCAGGTGTGGCTGCTTACATTGCTGATAATGCTAAAACAGCCAAAGATTATGTAGATCCAAATTTCCCAGTAAATAATGGAGCTGCACTAAATAAAGTTACTGTTGCTTGGGATGCAGCTACTTCTAATGAAGTGAAATTGCAAAAAATTATCACTCAAAAATGGATTGCTGGTTTCCCAGAAGGACAAGAAGCTTGGTCTGAGTACAGAAGAACAGGTTATCCAAAATTGTTACCTGTACTTAAAAACACTAGTGGAGGAAAAATATCTACTGCTTTAGGTGTACGTAGAGTAAACTTCGTGCAATCTGAAAAAGATGGTAATGCTGGTGGTGTTGCTACAGGTTTAGCAAAACTGGGTGGACCTGATACAGGTGGAACAAGATTGTGGTGGGATACTACAGGACCTAACTTTTAA
- the ytxJ gene encoding bacillithiol system redox-active protein YtxJ: MSLFNSIFGSSDEKKEKLSSVNWIPLQLMGQLDELIALSNEKPVLIFKHSTRCSISRFALKQFENEFDLHNQVDAYFLDLLEFRAISNEIASRFGILHQSPQLLLIKEGKVLYDASHSDIQADELKKYI, from the coding sequence ATGAGCCTATTTAATTCCATTTTTGGTAGTTCTGATGAAAAAAAAGAAAAGCTTAGCAGTGTCAATTGGATTCCATTGCAATTGATGGGGCAATTGGATGAATTAATTGCTTTATCAAATGAAAAACCAGTTCTAATCTTTAAGCATAGTACTCGCTGCAGTATTAGTAGATTTGCATTGAAGCAATTTGAAAATGAATTTGATTTGCACAATCAGGTAGATGCTTATTTTCTAGATTTATTGGAGTTTAGAGCTATTTCAAATGAAATTGCAAGCCGCTTTGGAATTTTGCACCAATCGCCGCAACTTCTTTTGATAAAAGAAGGAAAGGTGCTTTATGACGCTTCGCACAGCGATATTCAAGCGGATGAACTGAAGAAATATATTTAG